The Candidatus Obscuribacterales bacterium genome window below encodes:
- a CDS encoding RNA-binding S4 domain-containing protein: MSDLHPDTIKLDQFLKLTGTARTGGQAKLMIQDGQVLVNGTVETRRGRKLVGGDRVVVEGEEFVVVVD; encoded by the coding sequence ATGTCAGATCTGCATCCAGATACCATTAAACTCGACCAGTTTTTGAAGCTCACCGGCACAGCGCGCACGGGCGGCCAGGCCAAGCTGATGATTCAAGACGGTCAAGTCTTGGTGAATGGAACCGTAGAAACCCGCCGCGGGCGGAAATTGGTGGGGGGCGATCGCGTCGTGGTTGAAGGTGAAGAGTTTGTGGTGGTAGTGGACTAG
- a CDS encoding universal stress protein, with protein sequence MFETVLYPIDQTRESIEAAGMVAQVVNLCHSRLVILSVVDQEAEEAAQSAAYEAIAKLLDEIKTLFGERGITAETMERTGNPAFMICDVADEINAKVIIMGCRGLGLTEEGAAESVTNRVINLAPCPVLIVP encoded by the coding sequence ATGTTTGAGACTGTTTTGTATCCCATTGACCAAACCCGTGAGTCGATTGAGGCAGCGGGGATGGTGGCTCAGGTGGTGAATCTTTGCCACAGCCGCCTTGTCATTCTTTCGGTTGTGGATCAGGAGGCGGAGGAGGCAGCTCAATCTGCCGCCTATGAAGCGATCGCCAAGCTGTTAGATGAAATCAAGACGTTATTTGGAGAGAGAGGAATTACAGCGGAAACGATGGAGCGCACCGGCAACCCGGCGTTCATGATTTGTGATGTGGCGGATGAAATTAACGCCAAGGTCATTATTATGGGATGTCGCGGTTTGGGGCTCACGGAAGAGGGCGCGGCGGAGAGTGTCACCAATCGAGTCATCAATCTAGCTCCTTGTCCGGTGTTGATTGTGCCCTAG
- a CDS encoding phosphoglycerate kinase — translation MAKKTLATLSKADLSGKRVLVRADFNVPLDDQGSITDDTRIRAALPTIQYLSDNGAKVILTSHFGRPKGKVVDSMRLTPVATRLSELLGKPVLKCDDCIGDAVAAAVAGMQDGQVALLENVRFYAEEEQNDADFSKKLASVADLYVNDAFGTAHRAHASTEGVTHYLSPSVAGFLIDKELQYLQNAIENPKPPLAAIVGGSKVSSKIGVIETLLEKVDKLLIGGGMIFTFYKARGLSVGKSLVEEDKLELAKALEIKAKEKGVDLLLPTDVVVADNFSPDANAQTVSIDAIPDGWMGLDIGPDSIKVFQAALADCKSVIWNGPMGVFEFDKFAAGTEAIAHTLAELTPKGTTTIIGGGDSVAAVEKVGVADQMSHISTGGGASLELLEGKVLPGIAALDDA, via the coding sequence GTGGCGAAAAAAACATTAGCGACTTTATCCAAAGCAGATTTGTCTGGCAAGCGAGTGCTGGTGCGTGCAGACTTCAACGTACCCCTCGATGATCAAGGCAGCATCACCGACGACACCCGTATTCGGGCAGCTTTGCCCACCATTCAATACCTGAGCGACAACGGGGCCAAGGTCATCCTCACCAGCCACTTTGGCCGTCCCAAGGGTAAGGTGGTTGACAGTATGCGGCTCACGCCCGTGGCAACACGCCTTTCCGAGCTGCTCGGCAAGCCAGTCCTCAAATGTGATGACTGCATTGGTGATGCCGTGGCCGCTGCTGTTGCTGGGATGCAAGATGGTCAGGTTGCACTTCTAGAAAACGTGCGTTTCTACGCAGAAGAAGAGCAAAATGACGCCGACTTCTCCAAGAAGCTGGCATCCGTTGCCGACCTCTACGTGAATGACGCCTTCGGTACTGCCCACCGCGCCCATGCTTCTACGGAAGGAGTAACCCACTACCTCAGTCCCTCCGTGGCTGGCTTCTTGATCGACAAGGAACTGCAGTATCTCCAGAATGCGATCGAAAATCCTAAGCCTCCCCTAGCAGCGATCGTTGGTGGCTCGAAGGTATCGAGCAAGATTGGCGTCATTGAAACCCTGCTGGAAAAAGTAGACAAGCTGCTGATTGGCGGCGGCATGATCTTCACCTTCTACAAGGCCCGTGGCCTCAGCGTTGGTAAATCCTTGGTGGAAGAAGACAAGCTGGAACTCGCCAAGGCGCTAGAAATCAAAGCCAAGGAAAAAGGCGTTGATCTCCTACTGCCCACCGACGTTGTAGTAGCCGATAACTTTTCGCCCGATGCCAATGCTCAAACCGTGAGCATCGACGCTATCCCCGATGGTTGGATGGGTCTCGACATCGGCCCCGACTCCATCAAGGTGTTCCAAGCCGCCCTGGCAGACTGCAAGAGCGTCATCTGGAATGGCCCCATGGGTGTGTTTGAGTTCGATAAATTTGCTGCCGGGACAGAAGCGATCGCTCATACGCTGGCAGAGCTAACCCCCAAGGGCACCACCACCATCATCGGTGGCGGCGACTCTGTGGCAGCCGTGGAAAAAGTGGGCGTGGCCGATCAAATGAGCCACATCTCCACCGGCGGTGGCGCTAGCTTGGAGCTGCTGGAAGGGAAAGTGCTTCCCGGTATCGCAGCGCTGGATGATGCCTAA